The Nitrososphaerota archaeon genome includes a region encoding these proteins:
- a CDS encoding Lrp/AsnC family transcriptional regulator encodes MKIDEIDAKLLTALTEDASISVPKLSKKIKVNPSVCYSRIKRLVRRGYIQKFTIVANEELLGHNVTALVGLNIDVKKRDNIIKNITALAETRAVEEVTGRFDILITIKARSLDDMHRVVTEKIGGIDGVNRSETFIELKAQQKEPTFEEQA; translated from the coding sequence TTGAAAATTGATGAGATTGATGCTAAATTGTTGACCGCTCTTACTGAAGATGCCAGTATATCTGTGCCTAAGCTCAGCAAGAAAATCAAAGTGAATCCCTCAGTCTGCTACAGCCGTATCAAACGGCTAGTACGACGAGGATATATCCAGAAATTCACTATCGTTGCAAACGAAGAGCTCCTAGGTCACAATGTCACCGCTCTAGTAGGATTGAACATTGATGTGAAGAAGCGCGACAACATCATCAAGAACATCACAGCGCTTGCAGAGACGCGAGCAGTTGAAGAGGTCACCGGACGCTTCGACATCCTAATCACCATTAAGGCACGCTCCCTAGACGACATGCACCGCGTAGTCACCGAAAAGATAGGCGGCATCGACGGAGTAAACAGAAGCGAAACCTTCATCGAACTAAAGGCTCAGCAAAAAGAACCAACATTCGAAGAGCAAGCATAG
- a CDS encoding GTP-binding protein: MGIPEKIKQIEDEMSRTQINKATEHHIGLLKAKLAKLRREQEEARTRRTGSASSIGYDIKKSMDATAVLIGLPNVGKSTLLNRLTNSKSKVGGYQFTTLTVVPGVMEHRGAQIQILDLPGIIEGAASGKGLGKRVLSVARSADLVLFILDVSQPEVMPLLRKEIRGIGIRPDEKPPNIVIEKTAAGGVSVNTQVELTKITPELVRDIVHVYGIHSARVLIREDITDEQLIDVLLGNRVYARTLTILNKIDLVRPSYIKELKSKLPYDFIPVSSDANVNIQELKEKIYRKLDFIRIYMRPKGGETDYAEPMIVKKDASVLDVCNKVHRGLKDDLRYAQVWGKSAKFGGQKVGLTHRLQDEDVLTFVAK; this comes from the coding sequence ATGGGTATTCCGGAGAAGATTAAACAAATTGAAGATGAGATGAGTCGCACCCAGATTAATAAAGCGACTGAGCATCACATCGGTCTTCTCAAAGCCAAGTTAGCCAAGTTGAGGCGTGAGCAGGAGGAGGCTAGAACTCGGCGTACCGGCAGCGCCAGCTCCATTGGTTACGATATTAAGAAAAGCATGGATGCTACGGCAGTTTTAATCGGGCTTCCTAACGTCGGAAAATCCACTTTGCTGAACCGGTTGACCAACTCGAAGTCTAAGGTTGGCGGTTACCAATTCACGACTTTGACTGTTGTTCCCGGAGTCATGGAGCATAGAGGGGCACAAATTCAGATTCTTGATTTGCCCGGAATAATCGAAGGAGCTGCGAGCGGGAAGGGTTTAGGTAAGCGGGTTCTGTCTGTAGCAAGATCCGCCGATCTCGTGCTGTTTATTCTAGATGTTTCTCAGCCAGAGGTTATGCCTCTGCTTAGGAAGGAGATACGCGGCATCGGGATAAGGCCTGATGAGAAGCCTCCTAACATAGTGATTGAGAAGACCGCTGCAGGCGGTGTGTCTGTTAACACGCAGGTGGAGCTAACTAAGATTACGCCTGAGCTGGTGAGAGATATTGTTCACGTCTACGGAATCCATAGTGCGAGAGTCCTGATCAGAGAGGACATAACTGATGAGCAGCTGATTGATGTTCTGCTGGGAAACCGAGTCTACGCTCGCACCCTGACGATACTGAACAAGATAGATCTGGTTCGCCCTAGCTACATAAAGGAGTTGAAGTCGAAGCTGCCTTACGACTTTATACCCGTGTCAAGCGATGCAAACGTGAACATCCAAGAGCTGAAGGAGAAGATTTACCGGAAACTCGATTTTATCCGGATATACATGCGTCCAAAAGGCGGAGAAACCGATTACGCTGAGCCCATGATTGTGAAGAAGGACGCCTCGGTTCTAGATGTGTGCAACAAGGTGCATCGAGGACTCAAAGATGATCTGCGCTACGCTCAGGTTTGGGGAAAAAGCGCTAAATTCGGCGGCCAAAAAGTAGGGTTAACCCACAGATTACAAGATGAAGATGTCTTAACGTTCGTAGCGAAGTAA
- a CDS encoding methylglyoxal synthase, which yields MKGKSIVVIAHDSKKKSLAEWATYNKGSLKEFEIWATESTGKMVLNETGLPVKLLLSGPLGGDAQVSAMISEGKIDVVIFFWDPLTPQSYDVDVKTLLRLAVLHDVPIACNRSTADFLISSPLFKNCEQYTNSRKILDPVLDVNDKITA from the coding sequence GTGAAAGGAAAGAGTATCGTCGTTATAGCTCATGACTCTAAGAAGAAGAGTCTAGCGGAATGGGCAACCTACAATAAGGGAAGTTTGAAGGAGTTTGAAATCTGGGCAACGGAAAGCACCGGAAAAATGGTTCTGAATGAGACCGGGTTGCCTGTAAAGCTGCTTCTATCTGGTCCTCTTGGAGGAGATGCTCAGGTAAGCGCAATGATTTCCGAAGGTAAAATCGACGTAGTAATATTCTTCTGGGATCCGTTGACTCCTCAATCCTACGATGTGGACGTCAAAACTCTGTTGCGCCTAGCAGTATTACATGATGTGCCCATCGCCTGCAACAGAAGCACCGCTGATTTCCTGATTTCCTCACCTCTGTTCAAAAACTGTGAGCAGTACACGAATAGCCGCAAAATCCTAGACCCTGTTCTGGACGTTAATGATAAAATAACCGCATGA
- a CDS encoding PQQ-binding-like beta-propeller repeat protein: protein MKRPLRITSFIIALLVLSMSFASLSLRLEPAFSQVDAGRNWLYPSYDRSNSGFNPQTKITKDNVDQLQLQWIYRLPRDPYEGRSIPSPDHPEETIPMLEKSEGVEANPLVVNGTVYVETSFGVLEAISASTGNRVWTFEVNVTKALTESWVQNRGIQRSITYHNGNIFVQAIDCTIYGLDAATGKVNVEIPDTCKDVPGNEGRYYGEQAPIFYKNIAIVSGASGFGQSRGFVRAYDLNTGKMLWQWFSSPPMKYGETLDVEWAKGNISPYPNDWVGPHNTSLGAGAAVRTVGAVDEENGVVYFGTGPPVVRTLGVHGHPPLTDIPGPDLYSNSVVALDASTGKLLWYYQIDQHDVHRQGIYASIILTDIDVGGIKKRVVMAPSFQGFVYVFDAATGKLMYNPVEVGAHINDHNANKGSDADKISNQEVLTRDAKGRYVFCPGSEGGIAAPMAYAYNKIYAVAQNDCFETRKAVREGEEYWAYNSAGFTQNSTIYSIDASTGKVVWQYTIPHLYWFAGLTVSGGVVYALDQPGYLWMLDADTGQVLRSIKLDFSGDAGVSIGAAANGRMMLFIAIGTSGLVVPTEGMVLAYALPEKSQASPSEEATIPITYVVAAAAAVAAAYTVALVMLLKRRPPANITVEANQNPR, encoded by the coding sequence GTGAAGAGACCTCTCAGGATCACTAGCTTCATAATCGCTCTTCTTGTTTTGAGTATGTCGTTTGCTTCGCTTTCACTGAGACTTGAGCCCGCGTTCTCTCAAGTAGATGCTGGTCGTAACTGGCTGTATCCAAGTTATGATAGAAGCAACAGCGGTTTCAATCCTCAGACCAAGATTACAAAAGATAATGTTGATCAACTTCAGCTGCAGTGGATTTACCGGTTACCGCGCGATCCGTATGAAGGGCGATCAATTCCTTCTCCAGATCACCCTGAAGAGACTATACCGATGCTGGAAAAGTCGGAAGGAGTTGAAGCTAACCCGCTGGTCGTAAACGGGACTGTTTATGTTGAGACCTCCTTTGGCGTGCTTGAAGCTATAAGTGCCTCAACAGGGAACCGCGTTTGGACATTTGAAGTAAATGTCACAAAAGCTCTCACCGAATCTTGGGTGCAGAACAGAGGCATCCAGCGCTCCATAACATATCATAACGGCAATATCTTCGTCCAAGCAATAGACTGCACCATCTACGGACTTGACGCAGCTACAGGTAAAGTTAACGTAGAGATACCTGATACCTGCAAAGATGTTCCCGGTAACGAGGGACGTTACTACGGTGAGCAGGCCCCTATCTTCTACAAAAATATCGCTATCGTTTCGGGGGCATCTGGTTTCGGTCAGTCAAGAGGGTTTGTTCGGGCTTATGATTTGAATACAGGTAAGATGCTCTGGCAGTGGTTCTCGTCGCCGCCGATGAAATACGGTGAGACACTGGATGTCGAGTGGGCTAAAGGAAATATCAGCCCGTATCCGAATGACTGGGTAGGTCCACATAACACCAGCCTAGGCGCAGGCGCTGCAGTAAGAACCGTAGGTGCTGTTGATGAGGAGAACGGAGTTGTTTACTTTGGGACTGGACCGCCAGTTGTGAGGACCCTTGGGGTTCATGGTCATCCGCCTCTGACCGATATTCCTGGCCCAGATCTCTACTCAAACTCTGTGGTTGCTTTAGATGCGTCTACTGGCAAGCTGTTATGGTATTATCAGATAGATCAGCATGACGTTCATCGACAAGGCATCTACGCTAGCATCATCCTTACTGACATAGATGTTGGTGGCATTAAGAAACGGGTTGTTATGGCTCCCTCCTTCCAAGGCTTCGTCTACGTGTTCGATGCAGCAACAGGCAAGCTAATGTATAACCCAGTTGAGGTTGGTGCTCACATAAACGATCATAACGCTAACAAAGGCAGCGATGCAGATAAGATATCTAATCAGGAGGTTCTGACTCGGGACGCAAAGGGCCGATACGTATTCTGCCCCGGCTCCGAAGGTGGTATAGCTGCTCCAATGGCTTACGCATACAACAAGATTTACGCAGTCGCCCAAAATGATTGTTTCGAGACTCGTAAAGCTGTGCGTGAAGGAGAAGAGTACTGGGCCTACAACTCTGCAGGTTTCACTCAGAACTCCACCATCTACTCTATCGATGCTTCCACAGGCAAGGTTGTTTGGCAGTACACTATTCCTCACCTGTACTGGTTTGCTGGCTTAACTGTCAGCGGTGGTGTAGTGTATGCTTTGGATCAGCCTGGATATCTGTGGATGCTGGATGCTGATACGGGGCAGGTGCTGAGATCAATTAAGCTCGACTTCAGCGGAGACGCAGGAGTAAGCATAGGAGCTGCAGCGAACGGGCGAATGATGCTCTTCATAGCCATCGGCACATCGGGGCTGGTGGTGCCTACTGAAGGTATGGTACTGGCCTACGCGTTGCCCGAGAAGTCACAGGCATCTCCAAGTGAAGAGGCTACTATTCCTATCACATATGTGGTGGCTGCCGCAGCTGCAGTTGCTGCAGCTTACACTGTCGCCCTAGTAATGCTACTAAAGAGAAGGCCGCCAGCAAACATCACCGTCGAGGCTAATCAAAACCCACGGTAA
- a CDS encoding PQQ-binding-like beta-propeller repeat protein — translation MSLPFVSLNFNSAYGQGAASGADWMYPSYDSGHTGFNPQTVITKDNVNDLQLQWISRLPRNPYFGKTVPDYFNASLKIPMLEKAEGVETNPLVIKGTVYVETPFGVLKALNGLTGNAIWTFSTNVTQASQESWVENRGIQRSITYHNGLIFIQSQDCTIYGLDAQNGKPKVTIPATCKDVPGNEGRYYGEQAPIFYKNIAIVSGASGFGQSRGFVRAYDLNTGKMLWQWFSIPPQKYGETLSVDWTKGNINQYPNDWVGNTSIAVPSGGAVRTIGAVDEEKGIVYFGVGPPVVRILGVHAHPPLGDIPGPDLYTNAIVALDATNGNLIWYYQVDPHDVHRQGIYGSIVLTDINVGGSTKKVVMAHSFQGFVYVLDAATGKPLYDPIALGVHLNDMNANKGNNADLTYSQDAIPKDSRGRRAFCPGSEGGISAPIAYAYGKIYAVAQNDCFEAVPVTLEAEGKPVREWEYASTGFTQNSTIYSIDASTGKVVWQYTIPHLYWFAGLTVSGGVVYALDQPGYLWMLDADTGQVIRSIKLDFSGDAGVSIGSNARGTMMLFVAVGTSELVTPTEGMVMAYALPEQTATVGGGEVMLPITYAVAAVVAVAAVYTIILVAAVKRRSASK, via the coding sequence TTGAGTCTTCCATTTGTTTCACTAAATTTCAATTCTGCATATGGACAGGGTGCCGCTTCAGGTGCAGACTGGATGTATCCGAGCTATGACAGTGGTCATACCGGATTCAACCCTCAGACAGTGATTACCAAGGATAACGTGAACGATCTTCAGCTGCAATGGATAAGCCGGCTACCGAGAAATCCATATTTTGGCAAGACAGTTCCTGACTACTTTAACGCAAGTCTGAAAATACCTATGCTGGAGAAAGCTGAAGGAGTTGAAACTAACCCCCTAGTCATAAAGGGCACGGTATACGTCGAAACCCCCTTCGGTGTGCTTAAGGCCTTAAACGGGTTAACGGGCAACGCTATCTGGACATTCTCAACAAACGTCACTCAGGCCTCTCAAGAGTCTTGGGTGGAGAACCGGGGAATACAGCGCTCCATCACATATCACAACGGCCTCATCTTCATTCAATCACAGGACTGCACAATTTATGGGCTTGACGCCCAAAACGGCAAGCCAAAGGTAACCATACCCGCAACCTGCAAAGACGTTCCCGGTAACGAGGGACGTTACTACGGTGAGCAGGCCCCTATCTTCTACAAAAATATCGCTATCGTTTCGGGGGCATCTGGTTTCGGTCAGTCAAGAGGGTTTGTTCGGGCTTATGATTTGAATACAGGTAAGATGCTCTGGCAGTGGTTCTCTATACCTCCACAAAAATACGGTGAGACACTAAGTGTTGATTGGACTAAAGGAAATATCAATCAGTATCCGAATGACTGGGTGGGTAATACCAGCATAGCTGTCCCCTCCGGTGGCGCTGTAAGAACTATAGGTGCTGTTGACGAGGAGAAGGGTATTGTTTACTTTGGAGTTGGACCGCCTGTTGTAAGAATACTGGGGGTTCATGCTCACCCGCCTTTAGGAGATATTCCTGGCCCGGATCTCTATACAAACGCAATAGTTGCTTTGGACGCGACCAACGGTAACTTAATCTGGTATTATCAGGTGGATCCGCATGACGTTCACAGGCAAGGTATCTACGGAAGCATCGTTCTTACTGATATCAACGTCGGTGGTTCCACAAAAAAGGTGGTTATGGCGCACTCGTTCCAAGGTTTCGTCTACGTGCTTGATGCGGCTACCGGTAAACCACTGTACGATCCGATAGCGTTAGGCGTGCACCTGAACGATATGAATGCAAACAAAGGCAACAACGCGGATCTAACGTATAGTCAAGACGCTATCCCTAAGGACTCCAGAGGACGACGCGCATTCTGTCCAGGATCGGAGGGCGGTATCTCAGCGCCTATAGCTTATGCTTACGGTAAAATTTACGCTGTTGCACAGAATGATTGCTTCGAAGCGGTTCCCGTTACTCTTGAAGCAGAGGGAAAGCCGGTGCGGGAATGGGAATATGCTTCAACAGGCTTCACACAGAACTCCACCATCTACTCTATCGATGCTTCCACAGGCAAGGTTGTTTGGCAGTACACTATTCCTCACCTGTACTGGTTTGCTGGCTTAACTGTCAGCGGTGGTGTAGTGTATGCTTTGGATCAGCCTGGATATCTGTGGATGCTAGATGCTGATACAGGGCAGGTGATAAGATCAATTAAGCTCGACTTCAGCGGAGACGCAGGAGTAAGCATAGGATCCAATGCCAGAGGAACAATGATGCTCTTCGTAGCTGTGGGTACCTCCGAATTAGTTACGCCTACTGAGGGTATGGTGATGGCTTATGCGTTGCCTGAGCAGACGGCGACCGTTGGAGGCGGCGAAGTCATGCTGCCTATTACGTACGCAGTTGCTGCTGTAGTTGCAGTAGCGGCGGTTTATACGATTATTCTTGTTGCGGCAGTTAAAAGACGTTCTGCAAGTAAATAA
- a CDS encoding MFS transporter, whose translation MLYIAAFIIRVGFGVIIIALPRYVVADSFTTGLVLAVYPVLEAISAAPVGMYVDRHGRKKIMLAGLVSMTLFTFLIGLSRNTAFIAAVHGVMGFSAAAVTVSTLTMITDLTRKSDRGAGMGVFDLSNIGGYAGGILVGTWLYTMFEANPAYVFYSTSLILLAASAAVLMFLAEPLHELQRGPLSLNFIKNLSWNVKSLLPIWFALTTLLGITFFIPKALSEAGFSTGSSGLLLFGAAAGMGIGAILFGRISDKIGREKTVLIGVVGMLALLPALAFALSPKTNSAYPGFGIYISIIGPAALLTSALIPSILALVGDTTKTTLRGSAMGLYSVMLSLGLAIGNIVGGYFNQIGGLVTVLNVGEAIFVAALVASFTIHRLKRNQLQEHNPPLPEPTTNADGARNILSLSYWMRFIRFNIVGFTGIFVNEGLLILLTAGGMYYLYASAIAVEASILGNFILHDIWTFKDRRHGHIMARLMRFNGLMLVGLGINLVILYALTEFFGVNYLVSNLVGIMVASVARYSMSVRWGWLHKKTTDVMNEPSDSAAPSQN comes from the coding sequence TTGCTCTACATTGCGGCATTCATTATCAGGGTCGGGTTCGGCGTCATCATTATTGCGTTACCGCGGTATGTGGTTGCAGACAGCTTCACCACCGGACTTGTACTAGCGGTTTATCCTGTGCTGGAGGCGATATCAGCCGCGCCAGTGGGTATGTACGTGGATAGGCATGGCCGGAAGAAGATAATGCTTGCAGGTCTCGTATCGATGACTCTATTCACCTTCCTAATAGGGCTGTCTAGAAACACGGCGTTTATCGCTGCTGTACATGGCGTGATGGGTTTCTCCGCTGCAGCGGTCACAGTATCTACTCTCACTATGATAACGGATCTTACTCGGAAAAGTGATCGAGGCGCAGGAATGGGTGTATTTGATCTCTCGAACATTGGAGGTTACGCTGGAGGAATCCTTGTAGGAACATGGCTCTACACTATGTTTGAAGCTAACCCTGCTTACGTCTTCTACTCTACTTCACTTATCTTGTTAGCGGCCTCTGCTGCAGTACTGATGTTTCTGGCTGAGCCTCTGCATGAGCTTCAACGAGGTCCTCTTTCACTTAACTTCATCAAAAACTTGAGCTGGAACGTAAAGTCACTTCTGCCAATATGGTTCGCTCTAACCACATTGTTAGGCATTACTTTTTTCATTCCGAAGGCACTCAGCGAAGCAGGCTTCTCAACAGGTAGCTCCGGTCTGCTTCTTTTTGGTGCTGCCGCAGGGATGGGTATCGGAGCAATACTTTTCGGTCGGATATCGGACAAGATTGGGCGAGAGAAGACTGTTTTGATAGGAGTCGTTGGAATGCTAGCCCTTCTCCCAGCTCTGGCCTTTGCCTTATCTCCTAAAACGAACTCTGCATATCCTGGCTTCGGCATATACATATCTATAATTGGGCCGGCGGCCCTACTTACCTCTGCATTGATACCCTCTATACTTGCTTTGGTCGGTGATACTACAAAAACCACATTACGCGGCTCAGCTATGGGCCTATACAGCGTTATGCTGAGCCTCGGCCTTGCTATCGGCAACATTGTTGGAGGCTATTTCAACCAGATCGGGGGTCTAGTGACTGTTCTCAATGTAGGTGAAGCAATATTTGTCGCTGCTTTGGTCGCTTCATTTACCATTCATAGGCTTAAGCGAAACCAGCTTCAAGAGCATAATCCACCTTTACCTGAACCGACGACTAATGCTGACGGCGCTCGAAACATCTTATCGTTATCGTACTGGATGAGATTCATCCGGTTTAACATTGTCGGCTTCACAGGCATATTCGTCAACGAAGGATTACTGATCCTTCTCACGGCCGGCGGAATGTACTATCTATATGCAAGCGCTATAGCGGTCGAAGCGTCAATACTTGGAAACTTCATTCTCCACGATATCTGGACCTTCAAAGACAGAAGACACGGCCACATAATGGCAAGACTAATGCGTTTCAACGGTCTTATGCTGGTAGGATTAGGGATAAACCTCGTAATACTGTATGCTCTGACGGAGTTCTTCGGCGTAAACTATCTGGTGTCTAACCTTGTGGGCATAATGGTGGCTTCAGTCGCGAGATACTCTATGAGCGTAAGGTGGGGCTGGCTTCACAAGAAGACCACTGATGTGATGAATGAGCCATCAGATTCTGCTGCTCCTTCACAGAATTAA
- a CDS encoding PQQ-dependent sugar dehydrogenase → MELGASRILILTALLVIIVLVTTLAVFLAAPPKLSTNQGTESSQPSIPSSSLSPTNTSNIRLEVAFPNLSFERMVYLTHVGGSTDQRLFLVLQQGEILVFPNRKDVNSTKTFLNITGRVDSTGNEQGLLGLAFDPDFQRNGYLYVYYTAASPSRSVLSRFTLSSRDANQADPNSEKVILEIPRSYPNHNGGDIIFGPDGYLYVGLGDGGGEGDPQKNGQNLGTLLGKILRIDVQNITGSEKYRVPADNPFVNVTGARGEIWAYGLRNPWRFSFDNKTGLLWTADVGQDSYEEIDIIRKGGNYGWSVMEGFHCYPSAANCNKNGLTLPVAEYTHAYGCAVIGGYVYRGNLLKELYGAYIYGDYCSGRIWALRFNGSQVTENIQLLDTQRQLSSFGEGAEKELYILSFDGKIYRLASTNP, encoded by the coding sequence TTGGAACTAGGAGCCTCTCGAATACTTATCCTAACAGCTTTGCTGGTAATAATAGTTCTAGTAACAACCTTAGCGGTCTTCCTAGCCGCTCCACCTAAACTCTCAACAAATCAGGGAACGGAATCTAGTCAGCCTTCGATACCGTCATCCTCATTGTCTCCAACTAATACTTCGAACATCAGGTTAGAGGTAGCGTTCCCAAACCTCTCCTTCGAAAGAATGGTCTACCTGACCCATGTAGGCGGAAGCACAGATCAAAGGCTCTTTCTCGTACTTCAACAAGGGGAGATACTGGTGTTTCCTAACCGTAAAGATGTTAATTCAACAAAGACTTTCCTCAACATAACTGGAAGAGTTGACAGCACAGGCAACGAGCAGGGACTCCTTGGCTTAGCGTTCGACCCCGACTTCCAGAGAAACGGCTACCTCTACGTCTACTACACAGCTGCTTCACCTAGCCGCTCAGTCCTCTCACGTTTCACATTAAGCAGCAGAGACGCTAATCAAGCGGATCCTAACAGTGAAAAGGTAATCCTCGAAATACCTCGGTCGTACCCTAACCACAACGGTGGCGACATAATCTTCGGCCCAGACGGCTATCTCTACGTCGGGCTAGGCGACGGAGGCGGAGAAGGAGATCCGCAGAAAAACGGGCAGAATCTAGGAACACTTCTCGGCAAAATCCTGAGAATAGATGTTCAGAACATCACAGGCAGCGAGAAGTATCGAGTTCCAGCGGACAATCCGTTCGTTAACGTAACAGGTGCCAGAGGAGAAATCTGGGCGTATGGTCTAAGAAACCCGTGGCGCTTCAGCTTCGACAACAAGACCGGTTTACTCTGGACGGCGGACGTAGGACAGGACAGCTACGAGGAGATCGACATTATCAGGAAGGGCGGAAACTACGGCTGGAGCGTAATGGAGGGCTTCCACTGCTACCCTTCAGCCGCGAACTGCAACAAGAACGGGCTGACGCTACCAGTCGCAGAGTACACACACGCCTACGGATGCGCAGTGATCGGAGGATACGTTTACCGAGGCAACCTGCTTAAGGAGCTCTACGGAGCCTACATCTACGGAGACTACTGCAGCGGCAGAATCTGGGCTCTCCGCTTCAACGGGTCACAGGTAACCGAGAACATCCAACTGCTAGATACGCAGCGTCAACTATCATCCTTCGGAGAAGGTGCTGAGAAAGAACTCTACATCTTATCTTTCGACGGCAAAATATACAGACTCGCCTCAACAAACCCGTAG
- a CDS encoding DNA topoisomerase IV subunit A has protein sequence MVKNSKRHSKISASERKEELLTSLQELGDSMYEKLDKGVFPEVVFPSRSVRNIVYDEKLLQYVLGESKVKRSSQNIKHIRPFTQLVWLAFFANQLVKQGKTSTLRDVYYSAQAYNIDFKDQPESDDIITDLEATLSRAREEFSVYPEERSAIFGDLTVEYTVKGYEGRKLNLASHPDGYLIGPSLSTAELVETSAEMVIAVEKGGLFTRFVEEKVHEKYKAIIIDTAGQPPRSTRYMLRRLNKELSLPVYILTDGDVYGEHIAMVIVSGSANAAHLRDLTVSTAKWIGVWGSDITKYKLPSDPINEQALKRIYELRRDPRYRKGIWAKELETFLKLKRKSELEAFAKYGLTAIVDRYLPEKLELAQSM, from the coding sequence ATGGTGAAAAACAGCAAACGACATTCGAAGATTTCGGCTAGCGAAAGGAAGGAGGAACTCCTGACGAGTCTTCAGGAGCTAGGCGACTCTATGTACGAAAAGCTGGATAAAGGAGTCTTCCCTGAAGTTGTTTTCCCAAGCCGCTCAGTTAGAAACATCGTTTATGATGAGAAGCTGCTCCAATACGTTCTAGGCGAATCTAAGGTAAAACGTTCATCACAAAACATCAAGCATATCAGGCCGTTCACTCAGCTAGTTTGGCTGGCCTTCTTCGCCAACCAGTTGGTGAAGCAGGGCAAGACAAGCACTTTAAGAGATGTCTACTACTCTGCACAGGCATACAACATAGACTTCAAGGATCAGCCTGAATCAGACGATATCATTACTGATCTCGAAGCTACTCTTTCTAGAGCTAGAGAGGAGTTCTCCGTCTACCCGGAGGAGAGATCCGCGATATTCGGTGACTTGACTGTTGAGTACACGGTTAAAGGTTACGAGGGGCGGAAACTCAACCTTGCCTCGCATCCGGACGGCTACCTAATCGGGCCAAGTCTTAGCACTGCGGAGCTGGTTGAGACCTCGGCTGAGATGGTTATAGCCGTGGAGAAAGGTGGTCTTTTCACCAGATTTGTTGAGGAGAAGGTTCATGAGAAGTATAAGGCCATCATTATCGATACTGCTGGGCAGCCTCCGCGTTCAACCCGCTACATGTTGAGAAGACTCAACAAGGAGCTAAGCCTACCTGTGTATATTCTTACTGACGGGGATGTTTATGGGGAGCATATCGCGATGGTGATTGTGTCCGGCTCAGCTAATGCGGCTCATCTTCGCGACCTCACAGTTTCTACAGCGAAATGGATCGGTGTATGGGGCTCTGACATAACGAAGTACAAGTTGCCTAGCGACCCGATAAACGAGCAGGCTCTGAAACGTATCTATGAGCTGCGAAGAGATCCAAGGTACCGAAAAGGCATATGGGCGAAGGAGCTTGAGACCTTCCTGAAGCTAAAGCGTAAAAGTGAGCTAGAGGCTTTCGCCAAATACGGGTTAACTGCAATCGTCGACAGGTACCTGCCTGAGAAACTAGAGTTAGCTCAAAGCATGTAG